Proteins encoded within one genomic window of Onychostoma macrolepis isolate SWU-2019 chromosome 11, ASM1243209v1, whole genome shotgun sequence:
- the LOC131549520 gene encoding LOW QUALITY PROTEIN: guanylate cyclase activator 2B (The sequence of the model RefSeq protein was modified relative to this genomic sequence to represent the inferred CDS: inserted 1 base in 1 codon), translating into MQSLSMQSHSSKTDRPTLKMRALIIFLLLTTSFFQISQSVQVMDSGYSFSLEAVKTLQKLMETDMSTNPQQTYGDAESLCADPDLPXEFRVLCEKDNADEVFQSLVKIVSPIDPCEICANVACTGC; encoded by the exons ATGCAATCGCTTTCCATGCAGAGCCACTCTTCTAAAACTGATCGTCCGACGCTGAAAATGAGAGCGCTGATCATCTTCCTCCTCCTGACCACAAGCTTCTTTCAAATCTCACAATCTGTGCAGGTTATG GACAGTGGGTACAGTTTCTCCCTGGAGGCAGTGAAGACCCTGCAAAAGCTTATGGAGACTGACATGAGTACAAACCCGCAACAGACCTACGGCGACGCAGAGTCCCTTTGTGCTGACCCTGACCTGC GAGAGTTCAGGGTGCTGTGCGAAAAAGATAATGCAGACGAAGTCTTCCAGAGTCTGG TGAAAATCGTCAGTCCTATAGACCCCTGCGAGATCTGCGCCAACGTGGCCTGCACTGGCTGTTAG